The following proteins come from a genomic window of Malus domestica chromosome 02, GDT2T_hap1:
- the LOC103426877 gene encoding uncharacterized protein — protein sequence MACTIDFRRLDEGFGGKTYKRKRNPQASDEDASVFGGSAMEIDDSYPPPAKRSAVPSSDNPDKPSFGKPSYDGVIAGKVSGRKWKQPRKQRASAAQVSRKGTTFEERAKAKEIKRAYRERMTELKDEIKKNKEGKRRKREEREKKKKENILRSGTKLQVISNPKTIKKIAKTKDRKLLQPVPEHLINKNRRKRNNNDDE from the coding sequence ATGGCCTGCACAATCGATTTCCGCCGCCTAGACGAAGGCTTCGGCGGCAAAACCTACAAGCGCAAGAGAAACCCCCAAGCCTCCGACGAAGATGCCTCTGTCTTTGGCGGCTCTGCAATGGAAATCGATGACTCGTATCCACCTCCAGCGAAGCGGTCGGCGGTACCCTCGTCTGACAATCCTGACAAGCCCAGCTTCGGGAAGCCGAGCTACGACGGCGTCATCGCGGGAAAAGTCTCCGGCCGGAAGTGGAAGCAGCCGAGGAAGCAGAGGGCGTCGGCGGCACAAGTTAGCCGAAAGGGGACGACGTTCGAGGAGAGGGCAAAGGCGAAGGAGATAAAGAGGGCTTACAGAGAGAGAATGACGGAGCTGAAGGACGAGATCAAGAAGAACAAGGaggggaagaggaggaagagggaggagagggagaagaagaagaaggagaatatcTTGAGGTCTGGGACTAAGCTGCAGGTGATTTCGAACCCGAAGACAATCAAGAAGATTGCAAAGACGAAGGATCGGAAGCTCCTCCAGCCGGTTCCGGAGCATTTGATCAACAAGAACAGGAGGAAGAGGAACAACAACGACGACGAATAG
- the LOC103406360 gene encoding UPF0481 protein At3g47200-like isoform X1, translated as MKYGVAFHLQGPKRTMVRKGKKTREETAEYSSPKPNPPPHPPTFNTSKSLSLPRPKIFIRGASTNYRRKNLRRIKTTPQIAETNDREQDFHDHVLVLDQPDKWCIYRVPSKLRKVNEAAYTPQLLSIGLFHHGKPELKDMETHKNMYYKNFSARCLKKDVALKKFIKARQEHILRCYAGAIELDKDPVDIIVVDACFIIELFLMNSEETENHENDYILRSPWLRKAVEQELILFENQLPYSLLQELYDFAVPASCSPHSKEAQEHEQAHRNSSANHDQQDCLPCYPLVRFGDLCIDVPKAEPVPDCIDVPKAEPVPDHPFLKLTCEFFKDYSKGKSVNGVKPKHFTDLVRHFLCPQEEMTFEHNTCPIKNIYAVRKLRAAGVKFTPLREDGYFIIKGDKPTKCKLNLACFRNMNLKLAQFCVKDETECVIRNIMALEQFLYPDKPYICNYFMLMDQLVDTVEDVDLLVENKVIVNMLGSNEAVAKLVNRLCEQIMEDKSCYADICKQLNRHYENFWNRHVATLKRVYFKDLWTGSSTILGLFVLVFSIIGSIKSLKS; from the exons atgaaataTGGAGTTGCTTTTCACTTACAGGGACCCAAGAGAACAATGGtcagaaaagggaaaaaaacaaGGGAGGAGACTGCGGAGTACAGTAGTCCAAAGCCTAACCCTCCACCACATCCTCCCACCTTCAACACCTCTAAGTCTCTCAGTCTCCCCAG GCCCAAAATTTTCATCAGGGGTGCAAGCACGAATTATCGCCGGAAGAACCTAAG AAGGATAAAGACAACACCACAAATTGCGGAGACAAATGATCGCGAACAAGATTTCCATGACCATGTACTAGTCTTGGACCAGCCAGACAAGTGGTGTATCTACAGGGTCCCCAGCAAACTTCGCAAAGTAAACGAAGCAGCATACACTCCTCAGTTACTATCAATCGGCCTTTTCCACCATGGCAAGCCGGAACTCAAGGACATGGAGACCCACAAAAATATGTACTACAAGAATTTTTCCGCGCGTTGTTTGAAGAAGGACGTTGCACTAAAAAAATTCATCAAGGCTCGTCAAGAACACATTCTTCGTTGTTATGCAGGGGCCATTGAGCTTGACAAAGATCCTGTTGACATAATTGTGGTCGATGCCTGCTTCATCATTGAGCTCTTTTTGATGAACTCTGAAGAAACAGAAAATCATGAAAACGATTACATTTTAAGATCACCGTGGCTGAGGAAAGCTGTAGAGCAGGAACTAATACTGTTTGAAAACCAGCTTCCGTATTCTCTTCTTCAAGAGCTATATGACTTTGCGGTGCCTGCCTCCTGTTCCCCTCATTCCAAAGAAGCACAGGAACATGAACAGGCTCATAGAAACAGCAGTGCCAATCATGACCAGCAGGACTGCTTGCCATGCTACCCTCTGGTCCGCTTCGGTGATCTTTGTATAGATGTTCCAAAAGCCGAACCTGTCCCTGATTGTATAGATGTTCCAAAAGCCGAACCTGTCCCTGATCATCCCTTTCTTAAGCTTACCTGCGAGTTCTTCAAAGATTACAGCAAGGGAAAATCCGTGAATGGGGTAAAACCAAAACACTTCACTGATTTGGTAAGACATTTTCTATGTCCCCAAGAAGAAATGACATTTGAACATAATACTTGtcctataaaaaatatatatgctgTAAGGAAGCTGAGGGCAGCAGGGGTGAAGTTTACGCCACTTCGAGAAGACGGATACTTTATCATAAAAGGAGACAAGCCTACTAAATGCAAGTTGAACTTGGCATGTTTTCGAAATATGAACTTGAAGCTTGCACAGTTTTGTGTCAAGGATGAGACAGAGTGCGTTATTCGAAACATCATGGCCTTGGAGCAGTTTTTGTACCCGGACAAGCCTTATATCTGCAATTACTTTATGCTCATGGATCAACTTGTGGACACTGTAGAAGATGTTGATTTGCTGGTTGAGAACAAAGTTATTGTTAACATGCTGGGCAGCAACGAAGCAGTGGCAAAGCTGGTTAATAGACTTTGCGAGCAGATTATGGAGGATAAATCCTGCTATGCTGACATCTGTAAACAGCTTAACAGGCACtatgagaatttttggaatcGTCATGTGGCGACCCTGAAACGAGTTTACTTCAAGGACCTTTGGACAGGCAGTTCGACTATACTGGGACTTTTCGTCCTCGTTTTCTCCATCATTGGAAGCATAAAGTCGCTCAAATCATAA
- the LOC103406360 gene encoding UPF0481 protein At3g47200-like isoform X2, protein MVRKGKKTREETAEYSSPKPNPPPHPPTFNTSKSLSLPRPKIFIRGASTNYRRKNLRRIKTTPQIAETNDREQDFHDHVLVLDQPDKWCIYRVPSKLRKVNEAAYTPQLLSIGLFHHGKPELKDMETHKNMYYKNFSARCLKKDVALKKFIKARQEHILRCYAGAIELDKDPVDIIVVDACFIIELFLMNSEETENHENDYILRSPWLRKAVEQELILFENQLPYSLLQELYDFAVPASCSPHSKEAQEHEQAHRNSSANHDQQDCLPCYPLVRFGDLCIDVPKAEPVPDCIDVPKAEPVPDHPFLKLTCEFFKDYSKGKSVNGVKPKHFTDLVRHFLCPQEEMTFEHNTCPIKNIYAVRKLRAAGVKFTPLREDGYFIIKGDKPTKCKLNLACFRNMNLKLAQFCVKDETECVIRNIMALEQFLYPDKPYICNYFMLMDQLVDTVEDVDLLVENKVIVNMLGSNEAVAKLVNRLCEQIMEDKSCYADICKQLNRHYENFWNRHVATLKRVYFKDLWTGSSTILGLFVLVFSIIGSIKSLKS, encoded by the exons ATGGtcagaaaagggaaaaaaacaaGGGAGGAGACTGCGGAGTACAGTAGTCCAAAGCCTAACCCTCCACCACATCCTCCCACCTTCAACACCTCTAAGTCTCTCAGTCTCCCCAG GCCCAAAATTTTCATCAGGGGTGCAAGCACGAATTATCGCCGGAAGAACCTAAG AAGGATAAAGACAACACCACAAATTGCGGAGACAAATGATCGCGAACAAGATTTCCATGACCATGTACTAGTCTTGGACCAGCCAGACAAGTGGTGTATCTACAGGGTCCCCAGCAAACTTCGCAAAGTAAACGAAGCAGCATACACTCCTCAGTTACTATCAATCGGCCTTTTCCACCATGGCAAGCCGGAACTCAAGGACATGGAGACCCACAAAAATATGTACTACAAGAATTTTTCCGCGCGTTGTTTGAAGAAGGACGTTGCACTAAAAAAATTCATCAAGGCTCGTCAAGAACACATTCTTCGTTGTTATGCAGGGGCCATTGAGCTTGACAAAGATCCTGTTGACATAATTGTGGTCGATGCCTGCTTCATCATTGAGCTCTTTTTGATGAACTCTGAAGAAACAGAAAATCATGAAAACGATTACATTTTAAGATCACCGTGGCTGAGGAAAGCTGTAGAGCAGGAACTAATACTGTTTGAAAACCAGCTTCCGTATTCTCTTCTTCAAGAGCTATATGACTTTGCGGTGCCTGCCTCCTGTTCCCCTCATTCCAAAGAAGCACAGGAACATGAACAGGCTCATAGAAACAGCAGTGCCAATCATGACCAGCAGGACTGCTTGCCATGCTACCCTCTGGTCCGCTTCGGTGATCTTTGTATAGATGTTCCAAAAGCCGAACCTGTCCCTGATTGTATAGATGTTCCAAAAGCCGAACCTGTCCCTGATCATCCCTTTCTTAAGCTTACCTGCGAGTTCTTCAAAGATTACAGCAAGGGAAAATCCGTGAATGGGGTAAAACCAAAACACTTCACTGATTTGGTAAGACATTTTCTATGTCCCCAAGAAGAAATGACATTTGAACATAATACTTGtcctataaaaaatatatatgctgTAAGGAAGCTGAGGGCAGCAGGGGTGAAGTTTACGCCACTTCGAGAAGACGGATACTTTATCATAAAAGGAGACAAGCCTACTAAATGCAAGTTGAACTTGGCATGTTTTCGAAATATGAACTTGAAGCTTGCACAGTTTTGTGTCAAGGATGAGACAGAGTGCGTTATTCGAAACATCATGGCCTTGGAGCAGTTTTTGTACCCGGACAAGCCTTATATCTGCAATTACTTTATGCTCATGGATCAACTTGTGGACACTGTAGAAGATGTTGATTTGCTGGTTGAGAACAAAGTTATTGTTAACATGCTGGGCAGCAACGAAGCAGTGGCAAAGCTGGTTAATAGACTTTGCGAGCAGATTATGGAGGATAAATCCTGCTATGCTGACATCTGTAAACAGCTTAACAGGCACtatgagaatttttggaatcGTCATGTGGCGACCCTGAAACGAGTTTACTTCAAGGACCTTTGGACAGGCAGTTCGACTATACTGGGACTTTTCGTCCTCGTTTTCTCCATCATTGGAAGCATAAAGTCGCTCAAATCATAA